One genomic window of Chiloscyllium punctatum isolate Juve2018m chromosome 21, sChiPun1.3, whole genome shotgun sequence includes the following:
- the LOC140492379 gene encoding P2Y purinoceptor 3-like, whose amino-acid sequence MNENATSPMVDNGSSEDVPASNSCSKDESYKYVFLPVCYTYTCILSLALNSIILCSILKRRKEWNCSLIYMFNLALTDFMYGLSLPFLIASYIMHDVWVFGDFTCRLVRFLFYFNLYCSIFFLTCISFHRYLGICHPMKTITMETKKTARVVCVLVWLVVLALTCPIFHFAKTATFNNATNCWDDALDTEYPHYVPYGIILHSVGFFLPFSIIAWCYSRVIKTIFKTISNQEFKSAVPGLEKRRKSIKTIVTITLLFALCFLPFHVTKTIFLVNKAVPDVACATKRVVTICYKVTRPLASFNAWLNALLYFLTKDKWPQNCLKPKKNADDSKSSWNIFKPFNHLTPPS is encoded by the coding sequence ATGAATGAAAATGCTACAAGCCCGATGGTTGACAACGGTTCGAGTGAGGACGTCCCAGCCTCAAACTCCTGCAGCAAGGACGAATCGTACAAGTACGTTTTCCTGCCAGTGTGCTACACCTACACCTGTATCCTCAGCTTGGCACTCAACTCCATCATCCTCTGCAGCATTCTCAAGCGGCGCAAAGAGTGGAACTGCTCCCTCATCTACATGTTTAATCTTGCTCTGACTGACTTCATGTATGGCCTGTCGCTGCCATTCCTCATTGCCAGCTACATCATGCATGATGTCTGGGTCTTCGGGGACTTCACCTGCCGTCTGGTTCGCTTCCTCTTCTACTTCAACCTCTACTGTAGCATCTTCTTTCTGACCTGCATCAGCTTCCACCGCTACCTTGGCATCTGCCATCCCATGAAGACTATCACCATGGAGACCAAGAAGACGGCCCGGGTGGTCTGCGTGCTGGTGTGGCTGGTGGTCCTAGCCCTCACCTGCCCTATCTTTCATTTTGCCAAGACTGCCACTTTCAACAATGCCACTAACTGCTGGGACGATGCCCTCGACACCGAATACCCGCACTATGTGCCCTATGGGATCATCCTGCACTCGGTTGGCTTCTTCCTGCCCTTCTCCATCATTGCCTGGTGTTACTCGCGTGTGATTAAGACAATCTTCAAGACCATTAGCAACCAGGAGTTCAAGTCGGCCGTGCCGGGCCTGGAGAAAAGGCGCAAGTCCATCAAGACCATTGTGACCATCACCCTCCTCTTCGCcctctgcttcctccccttccacGTGACCAAGACCATCTTCTTGGTCAACAAGGCTGTCCCTGACGTGGCCTGCGCCACCAAGAGGGTGGTGACCATCTGCTACAAGGTCACCAGACCCTTGGCCAGCTTCAATGCCTGGCTCAATGCACTGCTTTACTTCCTGACCAAGGACAAGTGGCCTCAGAACTGCCTGAAGCCCAAGAAGAACGCCGACGACTCCAAGTCCTCGTGGAACATTTTCAAACCCTTCAACCACTTGACGCCTCCTTCGTGA